A DNA window from Hordeum vulgare subsp. vulgare chromosome 1H, MorexV3_pseudomolecules_assembly, whole genome shotgun sequence contains the following coding sequences:
- the LOC123409954 gene encoding probable aquaporin TIP3-1, with protein MSTAARSTGRRGFTMGRSEDATHPDTIRAAISEFLATAIFVFAAEGSILSLGKLYHDMSTAGGLVAVALAHALALAVAVSVAVNISGGHVNPAITFGALLGGRITLVRALFYWIAQLLGAIVASLLLRLTTGGMRPPGFSLASGVGDWHAVLLEAVMTFGLMYAYYATLIDPKRGHVGTIGPLAVGFLLGANILAGGPFDGAAMNPARVFGPALVGWRWRHHWVYWLGPFLGSGIAGLLYEYVVIPSTETAAHAHQPLAPEDY; from the exons atgagcacggcggcgcgGTCGACGGGGCGGCGGGGGTTCACCATGGGGCGCAGCGAGGACGCGACGCACCCGGACACCATCCGCGCCGCAATCTCCGAGTTCCTCGCCACGGCCATCTTCGTCTTCGCCGCCGAGGGCTCCATCCTCTCCCTCG GGAAGCTCTACCATGACATGAGCACGGCGGGCGGGCTGGTGGCCGTGGCGCTGGCACACGCGCTGGCTCTGGCCGTGGCGGTGTCCGTGGCCGTGAACATCTCCGGGGGCCACGTCAACCCGGCCATCACCTTCGGCGCGCTGCTCGGCGGCCGCATCACCCTCGTGCGCGCCCTCTTCTACTGGATCGCGCAGCTCCTCGGCGCCATCgtcgcctccctcctcctccgcctcaccACCGGAGGCATG CGGCCGCCCGGTTTCTCCCTGGCGTCGGGGGTGGGGGATTGGCACGCGGTGTTGCTGGAGGCCGTGATGACGTTCGGGCTCATGTACGCCTACTACGCGACGCTGATCGACCCCAAGAGGGGCCACGTGGGCACCATCGGGCCGCTCGCCGTGGGGTTCCTGCTCGGTGCTAACATACTCGCCGGCGGGCCGTTTGATGGCGCCGCGATGAACCCGGCACGGGTCTTCGGGCCGGCGCTCGTCGGGTGGCGGTGGAGGCACCACTGGGTCTACTGGCTCGGGCCCTTCCTCGGCTCCGGCATCGCTGGGCTCCTCTACGAGTACGTCGTCATCCCGTCTACAGAGACCGCCGCCCACGCCCACCAGCCGCTCGCGCCGGAGGACTACTAG